The following proteins come from a genomic window of Terribacillus aidingensis:
- a CDS encoding YlaN family protein, with product MISEITVSNQEKAYALLLADADKILKLIKVQMDNLTMPQCPLYEEVLDTQMFGLSREIDFAIRLNLVKEEDGKELLENLERQLNVLHEAAQRSMRP from the coding sequence TTGATATCTGAGATCACCGTTAGTAATCAAGAGAAAGCATATGCCCTTCTTTTGGCGGATGCTGATAAAATACTTAAACTAATCAAAGTACAGATGGACAATTTGACCATGCCTCAATGTCCGCTTTATGAAGAAGTACTCGATACTCAAATGTTTGGTTTGTCACGTGAGATAGATTTTGCAATTCGATTGAATCTCGTAAAAGAAGAAGATGGAAAAGAGCTTCTTGAAAACTTGGAAAGGCAATTGAATGTGCTGCATGAGGCAGCGCAGCGGTCTATGCGTCCTTAA
- a CDS encoding inositol monophosphatase family protein, whose amino-acid sequence MMEQSMKHTLHKQAQQWVLEAGQLIKEKMDEPLEIMTKSSPKDLVTKMDKAVESFFLEKIRENYPSHKVLGEEGIGEAVSETKGTVWIIDPIDGTMNFVHQKSNFAISIGIIHDGVAEIGIIYNVMEDTLYHAKRGEGAFKDDFQLPNLPEKTLDQSIIELNHFWLCPNRRVNEEKLQQLVYRAMGTRAYGSAALELAFLAEGITDAYLTFSLQPWDYAGGFVILQEVGGKLTDATGEPVDFLNKTTVVAANGSIHGELIKDYIELK is encoded by the coding sequence ATGATGGAGCAATCAATGAAGCATACATTGCATAAGCAAGCACAACAGTGGGTGTTGGAAGCGGGACAGCTTATCAAAGAGAAAATGGATGAACCATTGGAGATCATGACAAAGTCAAGCCCGAAAGATCTTGTAACAAAGATGGATAAAGCAGTGGAATCTTTCTTTTTGGAAAAAATACGCGAGAACTACCCATCACATAAAGTGTTAGGGGAGGAAGGTATTGGAGAAGCTGTTTCTGAGACGAAAGGCACAGTCTGGATAATCGATCCGATTGACGGAACGATGAATTTTGTCCATCAGAAATCTAACTTCGCCATATCAATAGGCATTATACATGATGGTGTTGCGGAAATAGGAATCATTTACAATGTGATGGAGGATACACTCTATCATGCAAAGCGCGGCGAAGGAGCCTTCAAGGATGATTTTCAGTTGCCAAATCTTCCTGAAAAGACGCTCGATCAATCGATCATAGAGCTCAATCATTTCTGGCTCTGTCCCAATCGCCGTGTGAATGAAGAAAAGCTGCAGCAGCTCGTCTATCGTGCAATGGGGACGCGGGCTTATGGATCAGCGGCATTGGAGCTGGCTTTTCTGGCTGAGGGGATTACAGATGCTTACTTAACCTTCAGTCTGCAGCCCTGGGATTATGCTGGCGGATTTGTAATCCTGCAAGAAGTAGGAGGAAAACTGACCGATGCAACAGGGGAGCCCGTCGATTTTCTGAATAAGACAACAGTAGTCGCAGCCAATGGCAGCATCCACGGGGAATTGATCAAGGATTATATCGAATTGAAATAA
- a CDS encoding DUF1054 domain-containing protein, translating into MTALFTKEDFDVFTIDGLDERMEVLRSRLSPKLEMIATELAPFAEQVTDHDMYVHVAKHARRTKNAPNDTWSALASSKRGYKKLPHFQIGLWGTHVFVQFALIYESPLKETLGQKMTEAKKQIIESIPSHYVWSMDHMKPDASPISEELYDKIADRLQHVKKAELVCGIHLQPDDPALASKEAFLKVCQDVLKHTAILYEQAAYEPV; encoded by the coding sequence ATGACAGCATTATTCACAAAAGAAGATTTCGATGTTTTTACAATAGATGGTTTAGATGAAAGAATGGAAGTGCTTCGCAGCCGCCTCTCTCCAAAATTGGAGATGATCGCGACAGAACTAGCTCCATTCGCAGAACAAGTGACAGACCATGATATGTATGTCCATGTAGCTAAGCATGCACGACGCACGAAGAACGCACCAAACGACACATGGTCCGCTCTTGCATCTAGCAAACGCGGATATAAAAAGCTGCCTCATTTTCAAATAGGGTTGTGGGGTACACATGTTTTTGTTCAGTTTGCCCTTATTTATGAAAGCCCGTTAAAGGAAACACTCGGTCAGAAAATGACAGAAGCAAAAAAGCAGATTATCGAATCCATTCCTTCTCATTACGTCTGGTCAATGGATCATATGAAACCCGATGCTTCTCCTATTTCCGAAGAGCTATACGACAAAATCGCAGATCGACTGCAGCATGTCAAAAAAGCAGAACTAGTATGCGGGATTCATTTGCAGCCCGATGACCCTGCGCTTGCTTCTAAGGAAGCTTTCCTTAAGGTATGTCAGGATGTCCTAAAACATACAGCTATCCTATACGAACAGGCGGCTTACGAGCCCGTATAA
- a CDS encoding DUF5325 family protein has product MSKGLALLTAIMVIACFVAAGVTISYQNYGLMTVAIIAGFFIMGAGIFAKRKGQ; this is encoded by the coding sequence ATGTCAAAGGGATTAGCTTTGCTGACTGCAATAATGGTTATTGCTTGCTTCGTAGCAGCAGGCGTGACGATCAGCTATCAAAACTATGGTTTAATGACAGTTGCGATAATCGCCGGTTTCTTCATTATGGGTGCTGGTATCTTCGCAAAAAGAAAAGGACAGTAA
- a CDS encoding UPF0223 family protein yields MNYSYPIDETWTKEEIIDVVNFFSLVERTYEDGSVREDLLLAYERFKKVVPSKSEEKQLDAKFQKDSGYSSYRAVQKAKAAPPRAKINM; encoded by the coding sequence ATGAATTACAGCTATCCAATTGATGAAACATGGACGAAAGAGGAAATCATTGACGTAGTGAATTTCTTCTCATTAGTGGAGCGTACATATGAAGATGGAAGCGTACGGGAAGATCTGCTGCTCGCGTATGAACGTTTCAAGAAAGTTGTACCTTCAAAATCAGAAGAAAAACAGCTGGACGCTAAGTTTCAAAAGGATTCTGGTTATTCCAGCTATAGAGCAGTCCAGAAAGCTAAGGCTGCTCCACCGAGGGCAAAAATAAATATGTAA
- a CDS encoding YlaI family protein has translation MRVKCVLCDKVEEIDEGSPHAKKLRNRRNTMHICSDCSDRISLRTKERKATGNFNLYREKKTDEPLI, from the coding sequence ATGCGTGTAAAATGTGTACTTTGCGATAAAGTCGAAGAAATAGATGAAGGCAGTCCGCATGCAAAGAAACTGCGGAATCGGCGCAATACCATGCATATATGCAGCGATTGCTCAGACCGTATCTCATTGCGGACGAAGGAACGAAAAGCGACCGGGAACTTCAATTTATACCGGGAAAAGAAGACAGATGAACCTTTAATTTAA
- a CDS encoding polysaccharide deacetylase family protein translates to MKRFLVFPMLLCLSGVLISGCASSEQTSTESNQAASTEGATSELKQTAEKNADQQEADEKQEEQQEPQYKVSEVSSIVPIDDAEPQVALLTFDDAPDKHALEIAESLKKADAPAIFFVNGHFLTTDEEKETLKKIHDMGFAIGNHTYSHANLNDLTDEEVKEEILIVNEEVEEIIGEKPEFFRAPFGENTDYSRQLAEDEGMTVMNWTYGYDWESQYQDSDALADIMVNTELLGNGANLLMHDREWTAQAVPDIVTGLKDKGYELVEPDTIERPS, encoded by the coding sequence GTGAAGAGATTCTTAGTATTTCCCATGCTCCTCTGCCTATCCGGCGTGTTGATCAGCGGTTGTGCCAGCTCGGAGCAGACGAGTACTGAGTCAAATCAAGCCGCAAGTACGGAGGGTGCTACTTCTGAACTGAAACAAACTGCGGAAAAAAATGCAGATCAGCAGGAAGCTGACGAGAAACAGGAGGAACAGCAAGAACCGCAATATAAAGTTTCGGAAGTCTCTTCTATTGTACCGATTGACGATGCTGAACCGCAGGTCGCACTTCTGACATTTGATGACGCTCCCGACAAACATGCGCTTGAAATAGCTGAATCGTTGAAGAAAGCTGATGCACCAGCAATATTTTTCGTGAACGGTCACTTTTTGACAACTGATGAAGAAAAGGAAACATTGAAGAAAATTCATGACATGGGGTTTGCAATCGGGAACCATACATACAGTCATGCCAATCTGAATGATCTGACCGACGAAGAAGTAAAAGAGGAAATTCTCATAGTGAACGAAGAAGTCGAGGAGATCATTGGAGAAAAACCTGAATTCTTCAGAGCTCCGTTTGGAGAGAATACAGACTACAGCAGACAGCTGGCTGAAGATGAGGGAATGACGGTGATGAACTGGACTTATGGATACGATTGGGAAAGCCAGTATCAGGACAGTGATGCTTTAGCGGATATCATGGTAAACACGGAACTGCTAGGCAATGGAGCCAATCTCCTCATGCATGATAGAGAATGGACAGCTCAAGCTGTACCAGACATTGTGACAGGCTTAAAAGATAAAGGCTATGAGCTTGTGGAACCAGATACAATAGAGCGACCTTCATAA
- a CDS encoding BCCT family transporter: protein MKKTTSVFWWGMGIVIAFLIWGSIPESLLPNGNVNNVTTVIQDFLVDRFGWFYLITATLLLGFAFFLIFSKYGKITLGKPDDEPEYSYISWFAMLFSAGMGIGLVFWGASEPLNHFNSPPSVVDEARTAEAGTTAISYSFFHWGLHPWAIYATLALAIAYFTFRKRSSGGVISAILEPVFGKRVFGPLGKVIDIIAVFATIFGVATSLGLGAIQISGGISYLFEGIEPTFTTELLIIVIVTVLFIGSALSGLDRGIKILSNANIIFAVLLMLAVLLLGPTNFILDSFVTSFGQYVQHLPEWSLRLTPYDTDNSWIGDWTLFYWAWWIAWAPFVATFIARVSKGRTIREFVTGVLLVPTIFGAIWFAVFGSTAINMEYFQNIDLFSDISALGEEVGLFAMLTQLPGGMILSVLALLLIATFFITSADSATFVLGMQTTNGDLNPSKSVKLIWGLVQSATAAILLWVGGEDGLGALQTASIIAAFPFAIILILVVISLIITLKKEAQRLNLDNTPKQPTKKTRD from the coding sequence ATGAAGAAAACAACAAGCGTTTTTTGGTGGGGTATGGGAATAGTCATTGCTTTCTTGATTTGGGGAAGCATTCCAGAGTCTCTACTTCCAAACGGAAACGTAAATAATGTAACAACTGTAATTCAAGATTTTCTTGTCGACCGTTTTGGCTGGTTCTACTTAATAACTGCTACACTTCTATTAGGTTTTGCATTTTTCCTTATTTTCTCTAAGTATGGAAAAATCACATTAGGTAAGCCAGACGATGAACCGGAATATAGTTACATATCTTGGTTCGCGATGCTATTTAGTGCTGGTATGGGAATCGGCTTAGTATTCTGGGGAGCATCTGAACCTCTTAACCACTTTAACTCTCCTCCAAGCGTGGTCGATGAAGCAAGAACTGCTGAAGCTGGTACGACCGCCATCTCCTATAGCTTTTTCCACTGGGGTCTGCATCCCTGGGCAATATACGCTACTCTTGCTTTGGCAATTGCCTATTTCACCTTCCGCAAACGATCAAGTGGCGGTGTGATTAGTGCAATCTTGGAACCGGTATTCGGAAAACGTGTATTTGGTCCTCTTGGAAAAGTAATCGATATAATTGCTGTATTTGCGACAATTTTTGGTGTAGCTACTTCACTTGGTCTTGGCGCAATACAAATTAGTGGCGGGATTTCTTATCTATTCGAAGGCATTGAACCGACATTCACCACTGAGTTGCTTATTATCGTAATTGTTACTGTACTATTTATTGGTTCAGCACTCAGCGGCCTGGACAGAGGAATTAAAATTCTTAGTAATGCTAATATAATCTTTGCTGTTTTGCTAATGCTCGCTGTACTCTTGCTGGGACCAACTAATTTTATTCTTGATTCCTTTGTCACATCGTTTGGACAATACGTGCAGCATCTTCCTGAATGGAGCTTGCGTTTAACGCCATATGATACAGATAACTCCTGGATTGGAGATTGGACATTGTTCTATTGGGCATGGTGGATTGCATGGGCACCATTTGTCGCAACTTTCATTGCCAGAGTATCAAAAGGACGTACAATTAGAGAATTCGTTACTGGTGTACTTCTTGTTCCGACCATATTTGGCGCAATATGGTTCGCTGTTTTTGGATCTACAGCAATCAATATGGAATACTTCCAAAACATCGATCTGTTTAGCGACATTTCAGCACTTGGTGAAGAAGTAGGATTGTTCGCTATGCTGACACAGCTTCCTGGCGGTATGATTCTTTCGGTATTAGCATTGCTGCTAATAGCGACTTTCTTCATCACTTCCGCAGACTCTGCCACATTCGTTTTAGGTATGCAGACTACGAATGGTGATCTGAATCCTTCTAAGTCAGTGAAATTGATTTGGGGATTGGTTCAGTCCGCAACTGCTGCAATACTATTGTGGGTTGGCGGTGAGGACGGTTTAGGCGCATTGCAGACTGCTTCGATTATTGCTGCCTTTCCATTTGCGATCATTTTGATTTTAGTCGTTATATCGCTTATCATTACCCTAAAAAAAGAAGCACAACGTTTGAATCTGGATAACACACCAAAACAACCTACGAAAAAGACAAGGGATTAA
- the ftsW gene encoding putative lipid II flippase FtsW, with product MKKRLRNFDFTLLFTPLLLTVFGAVMIYSASYTVAVVKYDASPTFFFVRSLMWITLAVPIYAFFCFVPYQKFQKWIKPILLVVVVLLILVLFTEKANGSRSWFDLGFFSLQPAELAKVAMIIYLSAVYAKKQKYLDSFSKGVLPPLIALGLILGLIVIQPDVGSASIVFLISCSIIISAGIRLRHLSLLIAAGVGLILAVLPHMVNEERISRFTGAYQPFSDENVQDGGFQLVQSYLAIGTGGIFGDGLGQGIQKLGYLPEPHTDFIMAVIAEELGFIGVAAVLAMLAIIVLRGFYIARQCRDSFGSLLAIGISSMVGIQTFINLGAITGLLPITGVTLPFVSYGGTSLMILFASMGILNNIAKHVRSQELIVSESTFTQDKRGRRPSNRQRIRTTSTTTQTREKTRGGERWTN from the coding sequence ATGAAAAAAAGATTGCGTAATTTCGATTTTACTTTGCTATTCACCCCACTGCTGCTGACCGTTTTCGGAGCAGTGATGATTTACAGTGCAAGCTATACAGTGGCAGTAGTCAAATACGATGCTTCACCAACGTTCTTTTTTGTCAGATCGTTGATGTGGATTACTTTAGCTGTTCCAATCTATGCGTTTTTCTGTTTTGTTCCATACCAGAAGTTCCAGAAATGGATTAAGCCGATCTTGCTGGTAGTTGTCGTCCTGCTGATTCTCGTCTTATTTACGGAAAAAGCAAATGGATCTCGCTCATGGTTCGATCTTGGATTTTTCAGTCTGCAGCCAGCCGAATTGGCTAAAGTAGCTATGATTATTTATCTTTCTGCAGTCTATGCCAAAAAACAGAAATACCTGGACAGTTTTTCAAAAGGCGTATTGCCGCCTCTTATTGCATTAGGCCTCATTCTTGGCTTGATCGTGATCCAGCCGGATGTTGGTTCCGCTTCTATCGTATTCCTGATATCCTGCTCGATCATAATCAGTGCCGGTATTCGTTTAAGGCACTTGAGTCTATTGATTGCAGCAGGTGTCGGACTTATACTCGCTGTATTGCCGCACATGGTCAACGAAGAACGTATTTCACGTTTCACTGGAGCTTATCAGCCATTCAGTGACGAGAACGTTCAAGACGGAGGCTTCCAGCTTGTACAATCCTATCTTGCTATCGGTACAGGCGGGATTTTCGGGGACGGGCTGGGACAAGGCATCCAAAAGCTAGGCTATCTGCCAGAGCCGCATACAGACTTTATCATGGCCGTCATAGCGGAAGAGCTCGGGTTTATCGGAGTTGCTGCTGTACTGGCAATGCTCGCAATCATTGTGCTGCGCGGATTCTATATCGCCAGACAATGCCGCGACAGTTTCGGTTCGTTATTGGCAATAGGCATTTCGTCGATGGTGGGGATCCAGACCTTCATCAATCTGGGCGCAATCACCGGTCTATTGCCAATCACAGGTGTTACACTGCCATTTGTCAGTTACGGCGGTACATCCTTGATGATTCTATTCGCCTCCATGGGTATTCTGAATAATATCGCCAAGCATGTACGTTCGCAAGAGCTGATTGTGTCAGAAAGCACCTTTACGCAAGACAAGCGGGGAAGACGTCCCTCCAATCGACAGAGGATCCGCACCACTAGTACTACTACACAAACCAGGGAAAAGACTAGAGGAGGAGAACGATGGACGAACTAA
- a CDS encoding aminotransferase class I/II-fold pyridoxal phosphate-dependent enzyme, translating to MFSQDQAPLFDGVRKHAANKPLQFHIPGHKTGKGMDKEFSEFIGENALSIDLINIEPLDDLHHPHGMIQEAQQLAAKAFGADYTFFSVQGTSTPIMAMVMSVCKPGDKIIVPRNVHKSVTSALIFSGAIPVFVHPQVDDKLGISHGITPEAVEKALEANPDAKAVLVINPTYFGVAADLARIVEISHSYEIPVLVDEAHGVHIHFHDEMPVSAMAAGADLAATSVHKLGGSLTQSSILNLREGLVRHEQVQTVLSMLTSTSTSYILLASLDAARRQLATKGQEMNEHAIRLANDARQSINAIEGLYCAGEEILGSEAAFAMDPTKLLVSVKQLGISGSEAERWLRKEKNIEVELSDLYNLLFLVTPADTVVEIQQLIDALTDLADLRQAQISAVEIEVSIPEIPVLSLSPRDAFYADIEAIPLAEAEGRISAESIMVYPPGIPIFIPGEIISIDNISYIKRNLEAGLPVQGLMDESIEYIRVIKEHHAFQ from the coding sequence ATGTTTTCACAAGATCAAGCACCACTGTTCGATGGTGTGCGCAAGCATGCAGCGAACAAACCGTTACAGTTCCATATACCAGGACATAAAACCGGCAAAGGAATGGATAAAGAATTCTCGGAATTTATAGGTGAGAATGCTCTTTCCATCGATTTGATAAATATAGAACCTCTGGACGATTTACATCACCCTCATGGGATGATCCAAGAAGCACAACAGCTTGCTGCTAAAGCTTTCGGAGCGGACTATACGTTCTTTTCGGTCCAGGGAACAAGCACTCCGATCATGGCAATGGTAATGAGTGTATGTAAACCTGGAGATAAGATCATCGTCCCACGGAACGTCCATAAATCCGTGACCAGCGCGCTCATCTTCTCTGGAGCGATACCTGTCTTCGTACATCCTCAAGTGGATGATAAGCTAGGTATATCGCACGGTATCACTCCCGAAGCCGTAGAAAAAGCATTGGAAGCGAATCCGGATGCAAAAGCTGTTCTCGTCATCAATCCGACCTACTTTGGTGTTGCTGCCGATTTAGCACGTATCGTAGAGATTTCCCACAGTTATGAAATCCCTGTTCTAGTTGACGAAGCACATGGTGTTCACATTCACTTTCACGATGAAATGCCTGTATCAGCCATGGCTGCAGGAGCAGACCTTGCTGCAACCAGTGTCCATAAACTGGGAGGTTCACTGACGCAAAGCTCCATTTTGAATCTGCGTGAGGGTTTGGTACGTCATGAACAGGTTCAAACGGTCCTTTCCATGCTTACTTCGACGAGTACTTCTTATATACTTCTTGCATCTTTGGATGCAGCACGCCGCCAGCTTGCCACCAAGGGTCAAGAGATGAACGAACATGCCATCCGGCTGGCAAATGATGCTCGGCAAAGCATCAACGCCATAGAAGGCCTATATTGTGCTGGTGAGGAAATTCTTGGGTCAGAGGCTGCTTTTGCCATGGATCCTACCAAACTGCTTGTGTCTGTAAAACAGCTCGGTATATCCGGCAGCGAAGCAGAACGGTGGCTGCGAAAAGAAAAAAATATCGAGGTTGAACTATCCGACTTGTATAACTTGCTGTTTTTGGTAACACCGGCTGATACAGTTGTGGAAATTCAGCAGCTTATAGATGCATTGACAGATTTGGCAGATCTTCGTCAAGCACAGATTTCTGCAGTCGAAATTGAGGTATCTATACCAGAAATACCTGTCTTATCCTTAAGTCCCCGCGATGCTTTTTATGCAGATATAGAAGCAATTCCGCTTGCAGAAGCAGAAGGCCGGATCAGTGCTGAATCCATCATGGTCTATCCGCCAGGAATCCCGATTTTCATTCCAGGTGAAATCATCAGTATCGATAATATCAGCTATATAAAAAGAAATCTGGAAGCCGGCCTGCCGGTACAAGGTTTGATGGATGAATCGATTGAATATATCCGCGTTATTAAAGAACACCATGCTTTCCAATAA
- a CDS encoding C45 family peptidase has translation MEEIQAAIIQARGSIYEIGKKTANVYSKNPILQQFSQFSSQKSDYEEIKALFSQYAPHLIDELQGLADGLSVTLKDAAVQFSGYNMPRQHALGCSAYVDQYHYVRNYDFSPSLYDHCLSFIAPEEAYGSIGYNLQIIGRHDGVNEKGLTIGLHFVSNQGYRKGLSAWTVLRIALDTCETTQQVIDLFKELPHAACYNFSVGDANGAHAVIEVIPEKVCALSSSAGLNCVNHFKHGDLKAFNRQDMTSSAKRENFLLNTKTSTMSQQELFDLFSDPASPLFFDDYNRLFGTLHTFAYSFKTKQLMTALSRGKRLELNIEDWFTGNNLKLDRLYGEIKKEPIPEG, from the coding sequence ATGGAAGAAATACAAGCTGCCATCATACAGGCTAGAGGAAGTATATATGAAATAGGTAAGAAAACGGCTAATGTTTATTCTAAAAACCCGATTCTCCAGCAATTCAGCCAGTTTTCTTCTCAGAAATCAGATTATGAAGAAATTAAAGCTTTGTTTTCACAGTATGCCCCTCATTTAATAGATGAACTGCAGGGTTTGGCAGATGGCTTGAGTGTGACGCTAAAGGACGCGGCTGTACAATTCAGTGGCTATAATATGCCAAGGCAGCATGCTCTTGGCTGTTCCGCTTATGTTGATCAGTACCACTACGTACGCAATTATGATTTCAGCCCCTCCCTTTACGATCATTGCCTTAGTTTTATAGCGCCAGAAGAGGCATATGGATCGATTGGGTATAACCTGCAGATAATTGGCAGACATGATGGGGTAAACGAAAAAGGATTGACAATAGGTCTGCACTTTGTCAGTAATCAGGGATACCGAAAAGGCCTATCTGCTTGGACTGTTCTTAGAATTGCTCTTGATACGTGTGAAACAACTCAGCAAGTCATTGATCTATTCAAAGAGCTTCCGCATGCAGCTTGCTACAACTTCTCAGTTGGAGATGCAAATGGTGCACACGCTGTCATTGAAGTCATTCCTGAGAAGGTTTGCGCCCTGTCTTCAAGTGCAGGTTTAAACTGTGTCAACCACTTTAAGCACGGCGATTTAAAAGCTTTTAATCGACAAGATATGACGAGTTCCGCAAAACGGGAAAATTTCCTTCTGAACACCAAGACCTCCACAATGTCTCAGCAGGAATTATTTGATTTATTTTCTGATCCCGCTTCTCCCCTTTTCTTCGACGACTATAATCGGCTGTTTGGTACTTTACATACCTTTGCTTACTCTTTTAAAACCAAACAATTAATGACGGCATTATCTCGAGGTAAACGGCTGGAACTAAACATAGAGGATTGGTTTACTGGCAACAACTTAAAACTAGACCGATTATATGGAGAAATAAAAAAAGAGCCTATCCCTGAGGGATAG